A section of the Engystomops pustulosus chromosome 3, aEngPut4.maternal, whole genome shotgun sequence genome encodes:
- the LOC140123016 gene encoding olfactory receptor 5V1-like — MPVVVSWMINDGREKVEKLDWIKQMQFSHFLIVFMIKEQEIKSDKTGTYFCHFVEGNGFLICTVIVSPQLHTPMYYFLCNLSFLDLCYSSCSVPKLLIDVLSEKRRISVTMCITQMNIGLILGGIECMLLAVMAYDRYIAICSPLRYTVIMSWRGGAKAFSTCASHLTVVFLFFGTTMTTYIGQTRSFSPYLKYISLIYIVVTPVLNPFIYSLRNNDVKKAFRKLLSRYSA, encoded by the exons ATGCCTGTGGTTGTGTCCTGGATGATTAATGATGGAAGAGAGAAGGTGGAGAAACTGGACTGGATAAAGCAGATG CAATTCAGTCACTTCCTCATTGTATTCATGATAAAGGAACAGGAAATAAAATCTGATaaaacaggaacatatttttgtcACTTTGTGGAAG GTAACGGGTTTCTTATCTGCACCGTCATCGTCAGTCCTCAGTTACACACTCCTATGTACTATTTCCTCTGTAATTTGTCTTTTCTCGATCTATGTTACTCGTCTTGTTCTGTTCCGAAACTTCTCATTGACGTCCTATCAGAGAAAAGGAGAATTTCCGTGACCATGTGTATCACACAGATGAACATTGGCCTCATTCTGGGAGGGATTGAGTGTATGTTACTGGCGGTGATGGCCTATGACCGGTACATCGCCATATGCTCCCCCCTACGTTACACCGTCATTATGAGTTGGAGG GGTGGAgctaaagccttctccacctgcgccTCCCACCTCACGGTGGTGTTCCTGTTTTTTGGGACCACTATGACCACATACATTGGACAGACCAGAAGCTTCTCACCATATCTGAAATATATTTctctcatttatatagttgttACCCCTGTGTTAAACCCTTTTATCTACAGTCTGAGGAACAACGATGTGAAGAAAGCCTTTAGAAAATTATTGAGCCGATATTCAGCATGA